The nucleotide window GGAATACCATTTTCCACCGTATTTCATGAATCATGCCCTGGCTGCCAGCATTTGCGCCCGTCATCTCGACAAGCTCTCACAGGACTGAAACCTTGTGTGCTGCTGAAGCTTTTTCGTCAGCCAGCGGATGCCTGCTGGCATGGCACTGTAAATGTCCAGCATGCGGCTGCTGACGCGCAGCAACTTCTCTGACAGCCCCTGTTGTGGTCGGAGCACGGGCAGCCGACATTTTTCAGCTACCCGGTTTGCCTGGGCGGTAGAGTTCAAGAAAAACCTGCAGCCTGGCCGCTTTGTTCCTCTCCTCTATGTTGCCAACTCCAGGCTGCCCGGAAAAACTTTCCTACTGACATGGTCAAACAGAGCTTTTCTTCTTGTACTCATTGAGCTTGTTGCGCAGAGTTCTCACACTGATCCCCAGAGCTCTGGCTGCGTGGGTGCGGTTCCCTGCATGTCTGTCGAGAGCGGCGTAGATGAGCCGCTGCTCCATTTTTCTAAGATTCAGGCCACTCGCCTCCTTTGACGTGGCGGGATGATCCTGCAGTTCCTGTCCTGGAAACAAATCCTGTAGGTCGATTTCATGCCGCTCACTCAGCAGGGCAGCCCTCTCAACGGTATTTTCCAGTTCACGAACGTTTCCCGGCCACGAGTGGCTCAGAAGGGCTGCTTCAGCAGCAGGAGTCATCTTCTTCAGCGGCAGGTTGTTCCTCGCACAGGACTTGCGCAGAAAATAGCGCGATAAGGGTACGATATCTTCAGGCCGCTCCCGCAGGGGCGGCAACACTATGCGAACCACGTTGAGCCTGAAAAAGAGGTCTTGTCTGAAGCTGCCGGCAGCAACCATCTTTTCTAGATCTTGATTGGTAGTGGCGACCACTCTGGTGTCAATCTGCCGGGCTCTGCTGCCGCCGAGTCTGTCTATTTCACCTTCCTGGAGGACCCTCAGCAGTTTGGCCTGTAAGGAGCGATCCATTTCACTTATTTCGTCGAGAAGCAGCGTACCGCGGTGAGCCAGTTCAAATTTGCCAAGCCTGCGGTTGACAGCACCTGTGAAGGCTCCTTTTTCAAAACCGAAAAGTTCACTTTCCAGTAAATGCTCTGGAAGCGCCGCGCAGTTGACCGCCACGAATGGCATGCCGCCCCTGCCACTGAGCGCATGTATCTGCCGGGCAACCAGTTCTTTGCCCGTACCGCTCTCACCTTCTATGAGCACAGTCGCCCGACTGGGAGCAATCTTTCGTACGAGTGTCAAGACTTTCCTGCTCGCCTCGTCCTCTGCAATGAACCGCTTTTCTCTGATAGGTTCTGCGGGCCTCTTCACAGCTGCAATCTCACAGCCGTTGCCTGGATCACTCATAACCGCTGCCAGCCTGGACATGAGGTGCTCGTTCACCAGAGACCCAGGCACGTAGTCTGCCGCTCCTATCTTCATCGCCTCCACCGCCTCTTCCAGGGAAGCTTCACAGTCAATGACGAGCACAGGCAGCTCGGGATATTCTTCTCTGACAGTTTTCAGGAAATCGAGGACAGGCTCCTTTCCTGCCTCTCTAACTGTTACCAGCAGATCAGCACGGTGGCTCTTCAGCAGTTGCAGAGCGGCCTCCTGTTCTGGGACTGGCGTAAGCTTGTATCCTGCCGCTTTCAGTTCAGACCACACTTCCACTGGCAAGAGAGTCTCCTTGCCTGCCCACAGTATGTTTCCTCGATCCATGCGAAATCCTTACCCCCCAGGGCGAAACTCCTTTTTGGCTGCGGCTTCCAATCTGCCCATCTTTTCACTCACACCCACAAATTGCTTCCAGAGCTCTCCCCCCTTGCTGGCCACTTGCTCATAATAGCGGTCAGCCTCATTGAGCTGTCCCATCTTCCGCTGGCATTCAGCCAGCAGATAGTAGAGCCTCAGCCTGTGCCCCTGGCTCAGCTCACTGCTCTGCAGGGCTCTCTGATAAGCCTGCGCAGCCGAGGAGAAATTGCTTTGCTGATAGTAGAGGTCTCCGAGAGCCACTTCAGCAGTGGTCAAGGATGCATCGCCGCCATTCTTTTTCCCTTGCAGTGCCAGAACCTGCTGGTACAACCGGGCCGCCTCTCGGTGCTGTCCGAGAGCTGTTCGACTCCTGGCCAGAGAGAGGAGCACCTCCACCTTCAGACTGTCTGGCAGCCGGCCACGCAAGAGCTCCAGGTAGTGTTTGACGGCCTCCCGGTACTTGCCGCCTCTTTGTTGCAGGTTGGCGAGCTGCAGCCTGATGGCCCACTTCCTGTTGTCTTGAGAAAGATCCTCCATAGTGCGGCGCAGGAGCGCCTCTGCCAGGGCACGCTCCCCCCTGGCTTCATAGGCGCTTGCTTGCAGTTCTATCCAAGCTACTCTGGCAGACTCTTCCAGATCTTCGGGGGTAATTTTGCCGAGTACTGCACTGGCATCTTCCCACAAGCCAATGCGGGCGTAGGCCTCTGCCTCCCACAACCGTACTCTTGCCTCGTAAGTGGCCGGCACCCATGAGTCCACGCTTTTCAGGAGAACTAGCAGCTGCAGATAATCTCCATCGTGCTGCAGTCTGGCCACTTTTTTTCTCAGAATCTTGCGGAGCAATCTTTCGGCTTGCTCGTGGAAAGTATTGTTAGGCTTGGCGCTCTGCAAGCGCTTCAGCGCCTCCAGGGCCCGAGCCTCCTGCCCCTGTTCGTAATAGTTGCCCGCCATTCTTATGAGCGCGAAATCAGCCAGCTCGCTCTCGGGATGTTCTCTGACTATCTGCTCGAGCATTTCCGTGCTGCCGCTGTCTTCCGCCAAACGCATGAGGCTCACCATGGCACCTTCACTTCCAGGAAATGCTTTTATGATGCCATGGAAGAATTTCTGGGCCTCTTTTGTCATCCCCTGCTGCCGGTAACTTTCTCCAATGTGAGCCAGCAGCAGGGAACTGTCCTGCGGTTGGCCGCCGATGTTGAGACCTCGAAAAAGCTTCTCCCGGCAGCTGGCGTAATGGCCGAGAGCCATTTCATTGCGTCCCCAGTAATAGAGGACTTCTGGCCTCTTCAGGTATAGTTTGGGGTCCCGCCTCTGCAGAAGGCTGAATATCTCTGCAGCCTCCTGCCTCTCTCCTCTGAGGCTGAGACAGATGGCCTTGCCCAGGAGGGCAGCGTCGGCCAGGGACTTGTTCGACTTCTCCTGCACTACTCTGTCAAAATCACGCAGGGCCAGGTCAGGTCTGCCTTTTTCCAGGTAGAGACGGCCGCGACAAACCAGTGCTTCTGTCCGCAGGGCGCTCTGGGGGTACTTTCGCAGGAGAAGGTCCACATAGGCCATAGCTTCCAGGTAGCGCTTCAGGCGCAGATGCAGCCAGGCAAGACGGCTGAGTGCCAGGGGCTGCAAAGAAGACTGGCCATATTGAATGATGAGTTCCCGATAGGCTTTCACCGCCTTTTTCACAGTGGCGAGCTCGCCATCCTCTGCCAGTTTGTAAAGAATGTCAGCCCGCAAGAATTGGCCTGCCTCAGTGGAAACACCCTGGACACTGGCAAGGTACTGCTCCACCAGTTCAAGAGCTCGGCTGAGATTGCCTTGCCGGTACATTTCGAGAATCTTTGCGAGTTGTGCTGCCTGCTTTGCTGGTAATCTGGCTATGAGCGCCCTGATCGCCTGCTCTGGCGTCTCAGGGGTGGCTCTTTTCTTATCGAGGGCAGGTCTTGAAAAATTCTCCTTCTTGCCCCTACCAGCATCAGGTTGTTCTTTGCTGCGGCGCTGATTCAACTCCTGGCTCTCTTCTGCCTGGACAATATTGGCCTCTTTCCGGCTGCCGGTACCTGCTGTTGGAGTTTGAACCTTCTGAGGCAAACGATGCGGCTCTTCTTTTTTGTGACTGTCAGAGACATCCAGGACCAGCCGGCCGCCTTCAGCCAGCCAGTAGCTGTGCAACTCCACTTCTGGCTCCCTGAAATGGATCTGAAACACAGTTCTCTCAGGAGTTGAACTGGCAAGACTTACATCCTGCAGCCGCTGGTCGTGAAAATTGTCCAGCGTCAGGTCGGCTGTCACCTGGGCGCCGCTTATTACCAGGAGCAAATCCAGAGGAGAGACTCGCTCCAGTTCATAGGGCGCTTCTGCGCTCATCTCCAGGACAAGCCGACTGTAGGTCTGATGACTGCCGAATCGTACAGTCTTGATCTTGACTGCCTTCTTCTTGTTTCCCCTGCTCTTCTCCTTGTTGACATCTCTCTTTTGCCCTTGAAGAGAGATATCAAAGGCCAGTCGCCCGCCTGCTGCCAACCAGAATGATCGTACCTGATCCACCGGCCCAGTAAGCACTATCCGCAGTTCCACTCCCTGGGGGCCTGCTTCAATCGTCACTTTTTTGACGCGTTCGTCTCGCAAACCGCTGAGGTCAATCTGGTTGTCCCACTGGACGTCGGGGATCTTGACAACCACACTATTTTTGTCTCCTGTGTGTACCTTGAATACAGGCTTCTTCTCCACGCCGAGCACCAGGCGGCTGAATTGCGGGTGTGTTCCCAGCCGTACGGTGCGAATGCTGTTCCTGGCCGC belongs to Deltaproteobacteria bacterium and includes:
- a CDS encoding sigma-54-dependent Fis family transcriptional regulator, whose translation is MDRGNILWAGKETLLPVEVWSELKAAGYKLTPVPEQEAALQLLKSHRADLLVTVREAGKEPVLDFLKTVREEYPELPVLVIDCEASLEEAVEAMKIGAADYVPGSLVNEHLMSRLAAVMSDPGNGCEIAAVKRPAEPIREKRFIAEDEASRKVLTLVRKIAPSRATVLIEGESGTGKELVARQIHALSGRGGMPFVAVNCAALPEHLLESELFGFEKGAFTGAVNRRLGKFELAHRGTLLLDEISEMDRSLQAKLLRVLQEGEIDRLGGSRARQIDTRVVATTNQDLEKMVAAGSFRQDLFFRLNVVRIVLPPLRERPEDIVPLSRYFLRKSCARNNLPLKKMTPAAEAALLSHSWPGNVRELENTVERAALLSERHEIDLQDLFPGQELQDHPATSKEASGLNLRKMEQRLIYAALDRHAGNRTHAARALGISVRTLRNKLNEYKKKSSV
- a CDS encoding tetratricopeptide repeat protein, which encodes MNPMTMKRVLPKGILLVAFLPPLLWLFVSAPGWAAARNSIRTVRLGTHPQFSRLVLGVEKKPVFKVHTGDKNSVVVKIPDVQWDNQIDLSGLRDERVKKVTIEAGPQGVELRIVLTGPVDQVRSFWLAAGGRLAFDISLQGQKRDVNKEKSRGNKKKAVKIKTVRFGSHQTYSRLVLEMSAEAPYELERVSPLDLLLVISGAQVTADLTLDNFHDQRLQDVSLASSTPERTVFQIHFREPEVELHSYWLAEGGRLVLDVSDSHKKEEPHRLPQKVQTPTAGTGSRKEANIVQAEESQELNQRRSKEQPDAGRGKKENFSRPALDKKRATPETPEQAIRALIARLPAKQAAQLAKILEMYRQGNLSRALELVEQYLASVQGVSTEAGQFLRADILYKLAEDGELATVKKAVKAYRELIIQYGQSSLQPLALSRLAWLHLRLKRYLEAMAYVDLLLRKYPQSALRTEALVCRGRLYLEKGRPDLALRDFDRVVQEKSNKSLADAALLGKAICLSLRGERQEAAEIFSLLQRRDPKLYLKRPEVLYYWGRNEMALGHYASCREKLFRGLNIGGQPQDSSLLLAHIGESYRQQGMTKEAQKFFHGIIKAFPGSEGAMVSLMRLAEDSGSTEMLEQIVREHPESELADFALIRMAGNYYEQGQEARALEALKRLQSAKPNNTFHEQAERLLRKILRKKVARLQHDGDYLQLLVLLKSVDSWVPATYEARVRLWEAEAYARIGLWEDASAVLGKITPEDLEESARVAWIELQASAYEARGERALAEALLRRTMEDLSQDNRKWAIRLQLANLQQRGGKYREAVKHYLELLRGRLPDSLKVEVLLSLARSRTALGQHREAARLYQQVLALQGKKNGGDASLTTAEVALGDLYYQQSNFSSAAQAYQRALQSSELSQGHRLRLYYLLAECQRKMGQLNEADRYYEQVASKGGELWKQFVGVSEKMGRLEAAAKKEFRPGG